Proteins encoded together in one Nostoc sp. PCC 7524 window:
- a CDS encoding cation:proton antiporter, which yields MHTVILVLVEVLIVIGLSRLVGLAFKSIKQPLVIGEIVAGIMLGPSLFGLVAPHVAATLFPPETIPFLNVLSQIGLIFFMFLIGLELNPKYLSSQLEVAILTSHVSILVPFSLGTVLALLLYPLVSNAGVSFTAFALFLGAAMSITAFPVLARIITENNLQGTRLGTLALTCAAVDDVTAWCLLAVAIAVARTGNIMGALPTILASLVYIGFMVTAGHWFLQRLATHYRRTRRLSQLVLAGIYIAVVASALITELIGIHLIFGAFLLGAAIPKNADLVRELAIKTEDFVLIFLLPIFFAYSGLRTQIGLLNRPELWLLCAVVLVVAIAGKFIGTYVAARFSGINKREASALGWLMNTRGLTELIVLNIGLELGVISPLLFTMLVIMALVTTFMTSPLLEWTYPKKLIKLDVIEPEPEEYTDSEASVGSQTYIHPYRILVPVANPSTQKGLVQLATAIALNYRQPAVVNPLSLIELEEDYGFENTPSEANRFIIQRRQQLEELISTLEPATTQPFVHPIVQISSNVARETAQIAKIEQADLILVGWHRPAFSNNRLGGRVGQILSTAPVDVAVFVDRGGDRLENLLVPYSANIHDDLALTLALRLLINRDTCTLQVLQVLPEHQIQDELSYELHTMIEQLPKSVRDRITIKIIHSPEPIPAVVAASETFDLTIAGTSRAWGIERQTLGRYTDALAIQCRSSLLITRRYSQLTSHLTSALSDASSQESTVKH from the coding sequence ATGCACACAGTTATTCTGGTTTTAGTTGAAGTGTTGATTGTGATTGGCTTGTCGCGTCTAGTAGGACTAGCATTCAAATCCATCAAACAACCTTTGGTAATTGGTGAGATTGTGGCTGGGATTATGCTTGGTCCCTCGTTATTTGGTTTAGTAGCTCCCCATGTAGCAGCTACCTTGTTTCCTCCAGAAACGATTCCTTTTCTGAATGTTTTATCTCAAATAGGATTAATATTTTTCATGTTTTTGATTGGGTTAGAACTCAATCCAAAATACCTGAGTAGTCAGTTAGAAGTGGCGATTTTAACTTCTCATGTCAGTATTTTAGTTCCGTTTTCCTTGGGAACAGTGCTGGCATTACTGCTTTATCCTTTGGTTTCTAATGCTGGTGTCTCTTTTACTGCCTTTGCCTTATTTTTAGGGGCGGCAATGTCGATTACGGCTTTTCCAGTATTAGCACGAATTATTACAGAAAATAATTTGCAAGGTACACGTTTGGGAACACTAGCGTTAACGTGTGCAGCCGTAGATGATGTCACAGCTTGGTGCTTATTGGCAGTAGCGATCGCCGTAGCCAGAACTGGTAATATCATGGGTGCATTACCCACAATTCTGGCAAGCTTAGTTTACATCGGTTTTATGGTGACAGCAGGACACTGGTTTCTACAACGTCTGGCTACCCATTACCGCCGCACTAGACGGTTGAGCCAATTGGTACTAGCGGGAATTTACATCGCTGTAGTCGCCTCAGCACTAATTACGGAACTAATTGGGATTCACTTAATTTTCGGAGCATTCCTATTGGGAGCAGCTATACCCAAGAATGCAGATTTAGTGCGAGAATTAGCGATTAAAACCGAAGATTTTGTCTTAATCTTTTTGTTACCAATATTTTTTGCCTACAGTGGCTTGCGGACGCAAATTGGCTTATTAAACCGTCCCGAACTGTGGTTATTGTGTGCAGTCGTTTTAGTAGTGGCGATCGCCGGCAAGTTTATCGGTACTTATGTAGCAGCTCGCTTTAGTGGAATCAACAAGCGGGAAGCCTCAGCACTTGGTTGGTTAATGAATACTCGCGGTTTAACCGAGTTAATCGTGCTGAATATCGGTTTGGAATTAGGGGTAATTTCTCCCTTACTGTTTACCATGCTAGTAATTATGGCCTTAGTTACTACCTTTATGACTTCGCCGCTACTAGAGTGGACTTATCCCAAGAAATTGATCAAATTAGATGTCATAGAACCAGAACCAGAAGAATACACAGACTCAGAAGCTTCTGTAGGCAGCCAAACTTACATTCATCCTTACCGAATTTTAGTCCCAGTAGCTAACCCTAGCACTCAGAAAGGTTTAGTACAGTTAGCAACTGCGATCGCCCTCAACTATCGTCAGCCAGCTGTCGTCAATCCCCTGAGCCTGATTGAATTAGAAGAAGATTATGGCTTTGAAAATACTCCCTCTGAAGCTAACCGATTCATTATTCAGCGTCGCCAACAGCTAGAGGAATTAATCAGTACCCTAGAACCAGCAACAACTCAACCTTTTGTTCATCCCATTGTGCAGATATCTAGCAATGTAGCTAGGGAAACCGCACAGATTGCCAAAATTGAACAAGCTGATTTAATTCTTGTCGGATGGCATCGTCCCGCTTTCAGTAACAACCGCCTAGGTGGGCGAGTGGGGCAAATCCTCAGCACAGCACCAGTAGATGTAGCCGTGTTTGTAGATAGAGGAGGAGACAGATTAGAAAATTTGTTAGTTCCCTACTCTGCCAATATCCATGATGATTTGGCGCTAACACTAGCTTTGAGACTATTAATCAATCGTGACACTTGCACATTGCAAGTATTACAGGTATTGCCAGAACACCAAATTCAAGATGAATTGAGTTACGAACTGCACACCATGATTGAACAATTACCAAAAAGTGTGCGCGATCGCATCACCATCAAAATCATTCATTCTCCAGAGCCAATTCCAGCCGTAGTAGCCGCCTCAGAAACCTTTGATCTCACAATTGCCGGTACTAGCCGCGCCTGGGGGATTGAACGGCAAACCCTAGGAAGATACACAGATGCACTAGCTATTCAATGCCGTTCCTCACTCCTGATCACTCGCCGCTACAGTCAACTTACCTCTCATCTCACCTCCGCACTCTCTGATGCCAGTAGTCAAGAGTCCACAGTCAAACACTAA
- a CDS encoding AMIN domain-containing protein — translation MFKVIPIQQFFQRSKRLFGMSVFVAITLQTVSSIAAQVAKLNNWRFYPEGGKLEINLSSGKTPSYFYLAQPPRIVLDIPDTTLGNIPTEQNYNGAVQRIRVAQLNANVTRIVLDLAAGVFVDPSRVQLQPISRQNPTRWVLRPFITGSRQLGNNRNSPSNSAPPQYNYLQLPTSLPFATTNPQQPFVTVPPLNSITPTQIPNFPNQSNNPVVSPNFPTPTTQPNPTNPIVIEFGQPLPKMQN, via the coding sequence ATGTTTAAGGTAATCCCAATTCAGCAATTTTTCCAAAGAAGCAAGCGGCTGTTTGGCATGAGTGTGTTTGTAGCCATTACTCTTCAAACAGTCAGTAGTATTGCTGCACAGGTAGCCAAGTTAAATAATTGGCGTTTCTACCCAGAAGGCGGGAAGTTAGAAATTAACCTCTCATCTGGCAAAACACCCAGCTATTTCTACCTAGCCCAGCCGCCACGAATTGTCTTAGATATTCCAGATACCACATTAGGTAACATCCCTACAGAGCAAAATTACAACGGTGCAGTCCAAAGGATTCGCGTTGCTCAATTAAACGCCAACGTCACCCGCATTGTTTTAGATTTAGCTGCTGGCGTGTTCGTAGATCCCAGCCGAGTACAACTGCAACCCATATCTCGACAAAACCCTACTCGCTGGGTTCTACGTCCTTTTATTACTGGCTCTAGACAACTGGGAAACAACCGCAATTCACCCAGTAATTCTGCTCCTCCACAATATAACTACCTGCAATTACCCACTAGCCTACCCTTTGCCACTACTAACCCACAGCAGCCCTTTGTAACTGTACCGCCCCTCAATTCTATTACTCCTACTCAAATTCCTAATTTTCCCAATCAATCTAATAATCCTGTAGTTAGTCCTAACTTTCCTACTCCCACAACCCAGCCCAATCCTACCAATCCAATAGTGATTGAGTTTGGTCAACCTCTGCCAAAAATGCAAAATTAA
- a CDS encoding DUF3172 domain-containing protein, with the protein MRRKSTGRSATTSKPSGFQSSMFNFTTIAILGGVLVLGIGIGIAFSSTTTLTPSNVASREFIDTKAPNPEICVQYGASAMVMDARLFVTLNPFNVYVAQPSMRPGCVLRQNNWAILEQRKLVTSDQVRECKNRLNTFGFTGSLDSEKPDIRCIYQNESAQNFFLSQPGAVAPSQETERF; encoded by the coding sequence ATGAGACGTAAATCAACTGGTAGATCAGCCACTACATCTAAACCTTCTGGTTTTCAATCCTCCATGTTTAACTTCACTACTATTGCCATTTTGGGAGGGGTGTTAGTTCTGGGGATTGGGATTGGTATTGCTTTTAGTTCCACAACTACTTTGACTCCATCAAATGTGGCTTCTCGTGAATTCATTGACACTAAAGCGCCGAATCCAGAGATTTGCGTACAGTATGGAGCCAGTGCAATGGTGATGGATGCTAGATTATTTGTGACTCTTAACCCATTTAATGTTTATGTGGCTCAACCAAGTATGCGTCCTGGATGTGTGCTACGTCAAAATAACTGGGCAATTTTAGAGCAACGCAAACTTGTCACTTCTGACCAAGTGAGAGAATGCAAAAATCGCCTGAATACTTTTGGTTTTACTGGTAGCTTAGATAGCGAAAAACCTGATATTAGATGTATTTATCAAAATGAATCAGCACAAAATTTCTTCCTGTCTCAGCCGGGAGCAGTAGCACCAAGTCAGGAAACAGAAAGATTTTAG
- a CDS encoding ABC transporter permease, with protein sequence MKSPTALLWDNKFKASQLHILLADSLTIFWGEWLDLRVRVAQVAASGLVSPLIYILAFGLGLGSSIRPGSGISGSYDNYLEFMLPGMVALSSMTISFAGTTFSICGDRLFSKTFEELLLTPIHPLALHIGKMLAGVVRGLMTSGSVILVALVLTRNWNFLNPLFLLLLVLNCAVFAGLGVIVGLSVRSLESVGLYNNFVIIPMSFLGATFFDPTTLPIALKVVVYLLPLTYASTGLRAAAHLPLSQFPWYSVPILFVIAIALSLWGGYKFAHQQD encoded by the coding sequence GTGAAATCTCCAACAGCCTTACTCTGGGATAACAAGTTCAAAGCTTCGCAGTTACACATTCTGTTAGCAGATAGTCTGACTATCTTTTGGGGAGAGTGGTTAGATTTACGTGTCAGAGTGGCGCAAGTTGCAGCATCTGGGTTGGTATCTCCATTGATATACATTTTAGCTTTTGGGTTGGGTTTGGGTAGCTCAATTAGACCGGGTTCTGGGATTAGTGGCAGCTACGATAACTATCTAGAATTCATGTTGCCGGGAATGGTAGCTTTATCATCCATGACTATCAGTTTCGCTGGCACAACATTCTCAATTTGCGGAGATAGACTTTTTAGCAAAACCTTTGAAGAGTTATTACTTACCCCCATACATCCTTTAGCACTGCATATAGGTAAAATGCTGGCGGGAGTAGTACGGGGGTTAATGACTTCTGGTTCTGTGATTCTGGTGGCACTGGTATTAACTAGGAACTGGAATTTTCTCAATCCCTTATTTTTGTTGTTGCTGGTGTTGAACTGCGCTGTATTTGCTGGTTTGGGTGTAATTGTTGGCTTATCGGTGCGATCGCTCGAATCAGTCGGGCTATACAATAATTTTGTCATTATCCCCATGTCTTTTTTAGGGGCAACTTTCTTTGACCCCACTACCTTACCAATAGCTCTCAAAGTTGTAGTTTACTTATTACCCTTGACCTACGCTAGCACTGGCTTACGTGCGGCTGCCCATTTACCTTTATCGCAGTTTCCCTGGTATAGCGTACCAATTTTATTTGTGATAGCGATCGCACTTTCTCTTTGGGGTGGTTACAAATTCGCCCATCAACAAGACTAG
- a CDS encoding NAD(P)H-quinone oxidoreductase subunit N yields the protein MALITTGNGLIRDLEKFGSLGVYVPLEGGYEGRYRRRLRAAGYVTLHMTARGLGDVAAYLTGVHGVRPPHLGKKSTGSGAAVGDVYYLPPTVNYQLEQLPPKSKGLVLWIIEGHILSDQEVEFLTTLPSLEPKVKVVVERGGDRSFRWRPLKDTFSTSYQAS from the coding sequence ATGGCACTAATTACCACTGGCAACGGTTTAATCCGCGATCTGGAAAAATTTGGATCTTTAGGTGTTTACGTACCCTTGGAAGGGGGTTATGAAGGTCGATATCGTCGCCGCCTGCGTGCAGCCGGCTATGTAACTCTACACATGACTGCTAGGGGATTGGGCGATGTAGCCGCCTATCTCACAGGGGTGCATGGAGTTAGACCACCCCATCTTGGTAAAAAAAGCACTGGTAGTGGTGCGGCAGTAGGTGATGTCTACTATCTGCCACCAACAGTTAACTATCAACTAGAGCAGCTGCCACCCAAGTCTAAAGGTTTGGTGTTGTGGATCATTGAAGGACATATTCTTTCCGATCAGGAAGTAGAATTCTTGACCACTCTGCCTAGTCTAGAGCCAAAAGTAAAAGTAGTTGTAGAAAGAGGTGGCGATCGCTCCTTCCGTTGGCGACCTCTGAAAGATACATTCTCTACAAGTTATCAGGCAAGCTAG
- the rplC gene encoding 50S ribosomal protein L3, translating into MSVGILGTKLGMTQIFDEAGVAIPVTVVQVGPCVVTQVKTQQTDGYAAIQVGYGAVKPKALNKPLLGHLAKSSAPALRHLQEYHADNSSEYALGQEIKADIFSAGQIVDVIGTSIGRGFAGNQKRNNFGRGPMSHGSKNHRAPGSIGAGTTPGRVYPGKRMAGRLGGSRVTIRKLTVVRVDTERNLLLIKGSVPGKPGALLNIVPAKQVGK; encoded by the coding sequence GTGTCAGTAGGGATTCTCGGCACCAAGCTGGGCATGACCCAAATCTTCGACGAAGCAGGAGTTGCTATTCCTGTAACAGTTGTCCAAGTAGGGCCATGCGTTGTTACCCAAGTCAAAACGCAACAAACCGATGGTTATGCCGCCATTCAAGTTGGTTATGGCGCAGTTAAACCAAAAGCACTAAACAAGCCCTTGCTAGGGCATTTAGCCAAGTCTTCCGCCCCAGCATTACGTCATTTGCAAGAATATCACGCAGATAATTCTAGCGAATATGCTTTAGGTCAAGAGATTAAAGCAGATATTTTTAGTGCAGGTCAAATTGTAGACGTTATCGGTACAAGTATCGGTCGCGGCTTTGCAGGCAACCAAAAGCGGAATAACTTTGGTCGTGGGCCTATGTCACACGGTTCCAAAAATCACAGAGCGCCAGGTTCCATTGGTGCTGGTACAACCCCAGGTCGTGTCTATCCCGGTAAACGGATGGCAGGACGCTTGGGTGGTAGCCGTGTCACAATTCGCAAATTAACAGTAGTGCGAGTAGATACCGAGCGTAATTTGTTGCTCATTAAAGGCTCTGTTCCTGGTAAACCAGGGGCATTACTGAATATTGTGCCAGCCAAGCAAGTAGGCAAGTAG
- the rplD gene encoding 50S ribosomal protein L4, translated as MVESIVKNWQGEEVGQKAFDLPSAKPETASHIVHRALVRQMTNARQGTASTKTRAEVRGGGRKPWRQKGTGRARAGSIRSPLWRGGGVIFGPKPRDFNLKMNRKERRLALRTALVSRVDDLIVVEEFSNELSRPKTKELLAAFTRWGVAAEQKSLLILSELSENIYLSGRNVENLKLMPADQLNVYDLLHADKIIVTTSALDKIQEVYNA; from the coding sequence ATGGTTGAAAGTATAGTTAAAAATTGGCAAGGAGAAGAAGTTGGACAAAAAGCGTTCGACTTGCCCTCTGCTAAACCAGAAACAGCATCTCATATAGTACACCGCGCTCTAGTCAGACAAATGACCAACGCTCGCCAAGGAACTGCCAGTACGAAAACTCGTGCTGAAGTTAGAGGCGGTGGTCGTAAACCGTGGCGGCAAAAAGGTACTGGTCGAGCTCGTGCAGGATCTATTCGTTCTCCATTGTGGCGTGGTGGTGGTGTGATCTTTGGACCAAAACCCAGAGATTTCAACTTAAAAATGAACCGGAAAGAGCGGCGGTTAGCACTGCGGACAGCATTAGTTAGCCGTGTAGATGACTTGATTGTAGTAGAAGAATTTAGCAACGAGCTATCTCGCCCCAAAACCAAAGAACTGCTAGCAGCATTTACTCGTTGGGGTGTAGCAGCAGAACAAAAGTCACTATTAATATTGTCTGAGCTTTCCGAGAATATCTACTTGTCAGGTCGTAACGTAGAGAATCTCAAGCTGATGCCAGCTGATCAACTAAACGTTTACGATTTGCTGCACGCTGACAAGATTATAGTCACCACATCAGCCCTCGATAAAATTCAGGAGGTCTACAATGCCTAA
- a CDS encoding 50S ribosomal protein L23, producing MPKFDPRNLPDLVRRPIVTEKATIMMEQNKYTFEVTPKSTKTQIKAAIEDLFQVKVVKVNTALPPRRKRRVGKFIGFKPQYKRAIVTVAPGDVEKIRQVLFPEV from the coding sequence ATGCCTAAGTTTGACCCCCGCAACCTCCCCGATTTAGTGCGTCGCCCCATCGTGACTGAAAAAGCGACCATTATGATGGAGCAAAACAAATACACCTTTGAAGTTACTCCCAAATCAACCAAGACACAAATTAAGGCCGCCATTGAGGACTTATTTCAGGTCAAGGTTGTTAAGGTTAACACCGCACTACCACCCCGGAGAAAACGGCGTGTAGGTAAATTCATTGGTTTTAAACCCCAATATAAGCGAGCAATTGTCACCGTCGCACCTGGGGATGTAGAGAAAATTAGACAAGTTCTATTCCCAGAGGTCTAA
- the rplB gene encoding 50S ribosomal protein L2, with amino-acid sequence MGTRSYRPYTPSTRQVTISDFAEITKTEPEKSLTVYKHRAKGRNNQGRITSRRRGGGHKRLYRIIDFKRDKRNIPATVVAIEYDPNRNARIALVSYEDGEKRYILHPNGLKVGTTIIAGPESPIEDGNALPLANIPLGTTVHNVELIAGKGAQIVRSAGAAAQVVAKEGNYVTLKLPSGEVRMIRRECYATIGQVGNTDARNLSAGKAGRNRWKGRRPKVRGSVMNPVDHPHGGGEGRAPIGRSGPVTPWGKPTLGAKTRKPKKASSKLIVRRRRKSSKRGRGGRQS; translated from the coding sequence ATGGGTACCCGTTCTTATCGCCCCTATACCCCAAGCACCCGCCAAGTTACCATCTCTGACTTTGCGGAAATTACCAAAACCGAGCCAGAAAAATCTCTGACGGTCTATAAACATCGTGCCAAAGGTCGCAACAACCAAGGGCGGATCACTAGCCGTCGTCGCGGTGGTGGACACAAGAGACTGTATCGCATCATCGACTTCAAAAGAGACAAACGGAATATTCCCGCCACAGTAGTAGCTATTGAGTACGATCCAAATCGCAATGCTCGGATTGCCCTAGTTTCCTATGAAGATGGGGAAAAGCGGTACATCCTACACCCAAATGGTTTAAAAGTTGGGACAACAATTATTGCTGGTCCTGAATCTCCAATTGAAGATGGAAACGCTTTACCCTTGGCAAATATCCCCCTGGGTACAACCGTTCATAACGTCGAATTAATTGCTGGTAAAGGCGCTCAAATTGTCCGTTCTGCTGGTGCGGCTGCCCAAGTAGTGGCCAAAGAAGGTAACTACGTCACACTCAAGTTACCTTCAGGAGAAGTCCGGATGATTCGGCGGGAATGTTACGCCACCATCGGACAAGTAGGTAACACTGATGCCAGAAACCTCAGTGCAGGTAAAGCCGGAAGAAATCGCTGGAAAGGTCGCCGCCCCAAAGTTAGAGGTAGCGTCATGAACCCAGTAGATCACCCACACGGCGGTGGTGAAGGTAGAGCGCCTATCGGTAGATCCGGCCCTGTAACACCTTGGGGTAAACCCACTTTGGGTGCAAAAACACGCAAACCGAAGAAGGCCAGCAGCAAGTTGATTGTACGTCGTCGCCGTAAATCTTCTAAACGCGGTCGAGGTGGTCGGCAGTCCTAG
- the rpsS gene encoding 30S ribosomal protein S19 produces the protein MGRSLKKGPFVADHLLSKIEKLNEKNEKQVIKTWSRASTILPQMVGHTIAVHNGRQHVPVFVSEQMVGHKLGEFAPTRTYRGHGKSDKKAGR, from the coding sequence ATGGGTCGTTCTCTTAAAAAAGGTCCTTTCGTTGCCGATCATTTACTCAGCAAAATTGAAAAGCTGAATGAAAAAAACGAAAAACAAGTAATTAAAACTTGGTCAAGAGCTTCGACAATTCTGCCCCAAATGGTTGGTCATACCATAGCAGTGCATAACGGACGGCAACACGTTCCAGTGTTTGTCAGTGAGCAGATGGTAGGACACAAGTTGGGCGAATTTGCACCCACACGCACCTACAGAGGGCATGGGAAAAGTGACAAAAAAGCAGGGAGATAG
- the rplV gene encoding 50S ribosomal protein L22, with product MATDTTEVKAIARYIRISPYKVRRVLDQIRGRSYREALIILEFMPYRATEPVLKLLRSAAANAEHNAGLDRTQLVITKAYADQGPVLKRFQPRAQGRAYQIRKPTCHITLAVAASTNAE from the coding sequence ATGGCTACAGATACTACTGAAGTAAAGGCGATCGCCCGTTATATACGCATTTCTCCCTACAAAGTACGTCGTGTACTTGATCAAATCCGGGGGCGCTCCTATCGGGAAGCACTGATCATCCTGGAATTCATGCCTTATCGAGCCACTGAGCCAGTTTTGAAACTACTCAGAAGTGCCGCCGCTAACGCTGAACATAACGCTGGGTTAGATCGCACTCAGCTAGTAATTACTAAGGCATATGCTGATCAAGGCCCCGTACTGAAACGTTTCCAACCTAGAGCGCAAGGTAGAGCTTACCAAATTCGCAAGCCAACGTGTCACATCACTTTGGCAGTTGCCGCTAGTACCAATGCTGAGTAA
- the rpsC gene encoding 30S ribosomal protein S3 — protein sequence MGQKIHPVGFRLGITQEHQSRWFADPDRYPELLQEDHKLRKYIEQKLGRYAQNNAGISEVRIERKADQIDLEVRTARPGVVVGRGGQGIEALRTGLQELLGNNRQIRINVVEVQKVDADAYLIAEYIAQQLERRVSFRRVVRQAIQRAQRAGIQGIKVQVSGRLNGAEIARTEWTREGRVPLHTLRADIDYSYCTAKTIYGILGIKVWVFKGEIIPGQEETPAQPATREREPRRRQQQRRRQQFEDRSNEG from the coding sequence GTGGGACAGAAAATTCATCCAGTTGGTTTTCGCCTGGGGATTACCCAAGAGCACCAATCACGTTGGTTTGCAGATCCTGATCGCTATCCAGAACTACTACAAGAAGACCACAAACTTCGTAAATACATAGAGCAAAAGCTCGGTAGATACGCACAAAACAATGCCGGGATTTCTGAAGTACGCATTGAGCGTAAAGCCGACCAAATTGATCTAGAAGTACGCACCGCTCGTCCAGGTGTAGTTGTAGGTCGTGGTGGTCAAGGTATTGAAGCATTGCGTACCGGACTGCAAGAACTGTTGGGTAATAACCGCCAAATTCGCATCAACGTGGTCGAAGTCCAAAAAGTAGACGCTGATGCTTACTTAATTGCCGAATATATTGCTCAACAGCTAGAACGTCGGGTTTCCTTCCGCCGGGTAGTTAGACAGGCAATTCAACGCGCTCAAAGAGCAGGTATTCAAGGCATTAAAGTGCAAGTGAGTGGACGACTCAACGGTGCAGAAATTGCCCGAACCGAGTGGACTCGTGAAGGTAGAGTACCCCTACATACCTTACGAGCTGACATTGACTACTCTTACTGCACAGCCAAAACCATTTACGGAATTTTGGGGATCAAAGTTTGGGTATTCAAAGGAGAAATTATTCCTGGACAAGAAGAAACTCCAGCCCAACCAGCAACCCGTGAGCGCGAACCTCGCCGTCGTCAGCAACAGCGTCGTCGCCAACAGTTTGAAGACCGCTCTAATGAAGGATAG
- the rplP gene encoding 50S ribosomal protein L16, producing MLSPRRTKFRKQQRGRMTGLAHRGSTLNFGDFALQAQEPAWITSRQIEASRRAMTRYIRRGGKIWIRIFPDKPVTMRAAETRMGSGKGNPEFWVAVVKPGRILFEIAGVTEEIAREAMRLAAYKLPIKTKFIVRSQQVEEQE from the coding sequence ATGTTAAGTCCTAGAAGAACTAAATTCCGCAAACAACAGCGCGGGCGGATGACAGGTTTAGCCCACCGTGGTAGTACCCTCAATTTTGGAGATTTTGCACTCCAAGCTCAAGAACCAGCTTGGATTACCTCTCGACAAATTGAAGCTTCCCGTCGAGCTATGACTCGTTACATTCGCCGGGGTGGTAAAATCTGGATTCGTATTTTCCCTGATAAACCCGTAACCATGCGAGCAGCTGAAACCCGGATGGGTTCCGGTAAAGGTAATCCAGAATTTTGGGTAGCTGTAGTCAAACCAGGGCGGATTTTGTTTGAAATCGCTGGTGTCACTGAAGAAATCGCCCGCGAAGCTATGCGCTTGGCTGCTTACAAGTTACCCATCAAGACTAAATTTATTGTGCGCTCTCAACAAGTAGAGGAGCAGGAGTAG
- the rpmC gene encoding 50S ribosomal protein L29 has translation MPLPKISEARELSDEQLAQEIIAVKKQLFQLRLQKATRQLEKPHQFRHARHRLAQLLTVEGERKRAASQPPQG, from the coding sequence ATGCCTCTTCCCAAAATTTCAGAAGCTAGAGAATTAAGTGACGAGCAACTGGCCCAGGAAATTATCGCTGTTAAAAAACAACTATTTCAGTTGCGCTTGCAAAAGGCTACTAGACAGTTAGAGAAACCCCACCAGTTCCGCCATGCCCGCCATCGCCTCGCCCAACTATTGACAGTCGAGGGAGAGAGAAAACGGGCAGCAAGTCAACCGCCTCAAGGATAG
- the rpsQ gene encoding 30S ribosomal protein S17 translates to MAVKERVGLVVSDKMQKTVVVAVENRAPHPKYGKIVVKTRRYKAHDEENKCKVGDRVRIQETRPLSKTKRWQVTEILNTKATT, encoded by the coding sequence ATGGCAGTCAAAGAACGAGTTGGCTTGGTAGTGAGCGACAAAATGCAAAAAACGGTGGTAGTCGCCGTAGAAAACCGCGCTCCCCATCCCAAATACGGCAAGATTGTAGTCAAAACTCGGCGTTATAAAGCCCACGACGAAGAGAACAAATGCAAAGTGGGCGATCGCGTACGCATTCAGGAAACCAGACCCCTGAGCAAAACTAAACGCTGGCAAGTGACAGAAATCCTCAACACTAAAGCTACAACCTAA
- the rplN gene encoding 50S ribosomal protein L14: MIQPQTYLNVADNSGARKLMCIRVLGGGNRRYGFVGDKIIAVVKDAIPNMAVKKSDVVEAVIVRTRHNINRDSGMSIRFDDNAAVIINKDGNPKGTRVFGPVARELRDKNFTKIVSLAPEVL; the protein is encoded by the coding sequence GTGATTCAACCCCAAACTTATCTGAATGTGGCCGATAACAGCGGCGCTCGCAAACTAATGTGTATCCGTGTCCTAGGCGGAGGTAATAGACGTTACGGTTTTGTGGGCGACAAAATTATCGCTGTTGTCAAAGATGCCATCCCCAACATGGCTGTGAAAAAATCTGATGTAGTGGAAGCTGTAATTGTTCGCACTCGCCACAACATCAACCGTGATAGCGGTATGAGTATCCGTTTTGATGATAATGCTGCCGTAATTATCAACAAAGATGGTAATCCCAAAGGCACACGGGTATTTGGCCCAGTAGCACGGGAACTGCGTGACAAGAACTTTACCAAAATAGTCTCTCTGGCTCCGGAGGTGCTGTAA
- the rplX gene encoding 50S ribosomal protein L24, whose translation MANKKDKPKFHKMHVKTGDTVQVIAGKDKGKVGEVVKALPQESKVIVKGVNIKTKHVKPQQEGESGRIVTQEAPIHSSNVMLYSTKQNVASRVCYTFTAEGKKVRKLKKTGEILDS comes from the coding sequence ATGGCAAATAAAAAGGACAAGCCAAAATTTCACAAAATGCACGTCAAAACTGGCGATACAGTACAAGTAATTGCTGGTAAAGACAAAGGCAAAGTGGGTGAAGTAGTTAAAGCACTACCCCAAGAAAGTAAGGTCATTGTCAAAGGTGTAAATATTAAAACTAAGCACGTTAAACCCCAACAAGAAGGGGAATCGGGACGAATCGTTACTCAGGAAGCACCAATTCATAGCTCCAATGTGATGCTTTATTCCACTAAACAAAACGTTGCTAGTCGTGTTTGTTACACTTTCACCGCCGAAGGCAAAAAAGTAAGGAAACTCAAGAAGACAGGCGAAATCCTGGATAGTTAA